Proteins encoded in a region of the Anopheles ziemanni chromosome 2, idAnoZiCoDA_A2_x.2, whole genome shotgun sequence genome:
- the LOC131285102 gene encoding ethanolamine-phosphate cytidylyltransferase isoform X2 gives MATIHQNGHENSAQEIRVWCDGCYDMVHFGHANSLRQAKALGHKLIVGIHNDEDITKNKGPPVFTQEERYKMVRGIKWVDEVVEDAPYVTTLETLDKNGCDFCVHGDDITLTADGVDTYHLVKKAQRYKEVSRTAGVSTTDLVGRMLLLTKNHLQQGDKEYEVGKDGSSQLGQDHTARSPWTGCSQFLPTTQKIIQFSDGKPPKPTDKIVYVAGAFDLFHVGHLDFLEKAKSHGDYLIVGLHTDPVVNQYKGGNYPIMNLHERVLSVLACKYVNEVVIGAPYSVTADMMEHFNVGLVCHGQTHIACDVGNIDPYAIPKQMGKFQLIDSGNSITTEDIVERIIRHRLEFEQRNKKKEKKEIEVYEAMQKVKLAQKSG, from the exons ATGGCAACCATTCATCAAAACGGTCACGAAAACTCGGCCCAAGAAATCCGTGTATGGTGCGATGGGTG CTACGATATGGTCCACTTTGGACACGCGAACTCCCTGCGTCAGGCCAAGGCCCTCGGACACAAGCTGATAGTTGGCATCCACAACGATGAGGACATTACGAAAAACAAGGGTCCACCGGTGTTCACGCAAGAAGAACG ATACAAAATGGTACGCGGTATCAAATGGGTGGACGAAGTGGTCGAAGATGCGCCCTACGTTACCACGCTCGAGACGTTGGATAAAAATGGATGCGACTTTTGCGTTCACGGCG ATGATATAACCCTTACTGCTGATGGAGTCGATACGTATCACCTGGTCAAAAAGGCGCAGCGCTACAA gGAAGTGTCCCGCACGGCCGGCGTTTCAACGACTGATTTGGTGGGGCGCATGCTGCTCCTCACCAAGAATCATCTACAGCAAGGTGATAAGGAGTATGAGGTTGGGAAAGATG GCTCGTCGCAGCTCGGCCAGGACCACACGGCCCGCAGCCCTTGGACCGGATGCTCACAGTTCCTGCCGACTACGCAGAAGATCATCCAATTCAGCGACGGCAAACCACCGAAGCCGACGGATAAGATTGTATACGTAGCCGGCGCGTTCGATCTGTTCCACGTGGGCCATCTGGATTTCCTGGAGAAGGCGAAGAGTCACGGCGACTATCTGATCGTGGGCCTGCACACCGATCCGGTGGTGAACCAGTACAAGGGAGGCAATTATCCCATTATGAATCTGCACGAGCGCGTATTGAGTGTGCTGGCGTGCAAGTACGTGAACGAGGTGGTCATCGGAGCGCCCTACTCAGTGACGGCCGACATGATGGAGCACTTCAACGTCGGCCTGGTGTGCCACGGCCAAACTCACATAGCTTGTGACGTGGGAAATATAGACCCGTATGCGATACCGAAGCAGATGGGCAAATTCCAGTTGATCGATTCCG GCAACTCGATAACGACGGAAGATATCGTCGAACGGATCATCCGCCATAGACTGGAATTTGAACAGCGGAacaagaagaaggagaagaaggagaTTGAGGTGTATGAGGCCATGCAGAAGGTGAAGCTGGCACAAAAATCCGGTTGA
- the LOC131285102 gene encoding ethanolamine-phosphate cytidylyltransferase isoform X4, which produces MATIHQNGHENSAQEIRVWCDGCYDMVHFGHANSLRQAKALGHKLIVGIHNDEDITKNKGPPVFTQEERYKMVRGIKWVDEVVEDAPYVTTLETLDKNGCDFCVHGDDITLTADGVDTYHLVKKAQRYKEVSRTAGVSTTDLVGRMLLLTKNHLQQGDKEYEVGKEARSPWTGCSQFLPTTQKIIQFSDGKPPKPTDKIVYVAGAFDLFHVGHLDFLEKAKSHGDYLIVGLHTDPVVNQYKGGNYPIMNLHERVLSVLACKYVNEVVIGAPYSVTADMMEHFNVGLVCHGQTHIACDVGNIDPYAIPKQMGKFQLIDSGNSITTEDIVERIIRHRLEFEQRNKKKEKKEIEVYEAMQKVKLAQKSG; this is translated from the exons ATGGCAACCATTCATCAAAACGGTCACGAAAACTCGGCCCAAGAAATCCGTGTATGGTGCGATGGGTG CTACGATATGGTCCACTTTGGACACGCGAACTCCCTGCGTCAGGCCAAGGCCCTCGGACACAAGCTGATAGTTGGCATCCACAACGATGAGGACATTACGAAAAACAAGGGTCCACCGGTGTTCACGCAAGAAGAACG ATACAAAATGGTACGCGGTATCAAATGGGTGGACGAAGTGGTCGAAGATGCGCCCTACGTTACCACGCTCGAGACGTTGGATAAAAATGGATGCGACTTTTGCGTTCACGGCG ATGATATAACCCTTACTGCTGATGGAGTCGATACGTATCACCTGGTCAAAAAGGCGCAGCGCTACAA gGAAGTGTCCCGCACGGCCGGCGTTTCAACGACTGATTTGGTGGGGCGCATGCTGCTCCTCACCAAGAATCATCTACAGCAAGGTGATAAGGAGTATGAGGTTGGGAAAGA GGCCCGCAGCCCTTGGACCGGATGCTCACAGTTCCTGCCGACTACGCAGAAGATCATCCAATTCAGCGACGGCAAACCACCGAAGCCGACGGATAAGATTGTATACGTAGCCGGCGCGTTCGATCTGTTCCACGTGGGCCATCTGGATTTCCTGGAGAAGGCGAAGAGTCACGGCGACTATCTGATCGTGGGCCTGCACACCGATCCGGTGGTGAACCAGTACAAGGGAGGCAATTATCCCATTATGAATCTGCACGAGCGCGTATTGAGTGTGCTGGCGTGCAAGTACGTGAACGAGGTGGTCATCGGAGCGCCCTACTCAGTGACGGCCGACATGATGGAGCACTTCAACGTCGGCCTGGTGTGCCACGGCCAAACTCACATAGCTTGTGACGTGGGAAATATAGACCCGTATGCGATACCGAAGCAGATGGGCAAATTCCAGTTGATCGATTCCG GCAACTCGATAACGACGGAAGATATCGTCGAACGGATCATCCGCCATAGACTGGAATTTGAACAGCGGAacaagaagaaggagaagaaggagaTTGAGGTGTATGAGGCCATGCAGAAGGTGAAGCTGGCACAAAAATCCGGTTGA
- the LOC131285102 gene encoding ethanolamine-phosphate cytidylyltransferase isoform X3, producing the protein MATIHQNGHENSAQEIRVWCDGCYDMVHFGHANSLRQAKALGHKLIVGIHNDEDITKNKGPPVFTQEERYKMVRGIKWVDEVVEDAPYVTTLETLDKNGCDFCVHGDDITLTADGVDTYHLVKKAQRYKEVSRTAGVSTTDLVGRMLLLTKNHLQQGDKEYEVGKEDHTARSPWTGCSQFLPTTQKIIQFSDGKPPKPTDKIVYVAGAFDLFHVGHLDFLEKAKSHGDYLIVGLHTDPVVNQYKGGNYPIMNLHERVLSVLACKYVNEVVIGAPYSVTADMMEHFNVGLVCHGQTHIACDVGNIDPYAIPKQMGKFQLIDSGNSITTEDIVERIIRHRLEFEQRNKKKEKKEIEVYEAMQKVKLAQKSG; encoded by the exons ATGGCAACCATTCATCAAAACGGTCACGAAAACTCGGCCCAAGAAATCCGTGTATGGTGCGATGGGTG CTACGATATGGTCCACTTTGGACACGCGAACTCCCTGCGTCAGGCCAAGGCCCTCGGACACAAGCTGATAGTTGGCATCCACAACGATGAGGACATTACGAAAAACAAGGGTCCACCGGTGTTCACGCAAGAAGAACG ATACAAAATGGTACGCGGTATCAAATGGGTGGACGAAGTGGTCGAAGATGCGCCCTACGTTACCACGCTCGAGACGTTGGATAAAAATGGATGCGACTTTTGCGTTCACGGCG ATGATATAACCCTTACTGCTGATGGAGTCGATACGTATCACCTGGTCAAAAAGGCGCAGCGCTACAA gGAAGTGTCCCGCACGGCCGGCGTTTCAACGACTGATTTGGTGGGGCGCATGCTGCTCCTCACCAAGAATCATCTACAGCAAGGTGATAAGGAGTATGAGGTTGGGAAAG AGGACCACACGGCCCGCAGCCCTTGGACCGGATGCTCACAGTTCCTGCCGACTACGCAGAAGATCATCCAATTCAGCGACGGCAAACCACCGAAGCCGACGGATAAGATTGTATACGTAGCCGGCGCGTTCGATCTGTTCCACGTGGGCCATCTGGATTTCCTGGAGAAGGCGAAGAGTCACGGCGACTATCTGATCGTGGGCCTGCACACCGATCCGGTGGTGAACCAGTACAAGGGAGGCAATTATCCCATTATGAATCTGCACGAGCGCGTATTGAGTGTGCTGGCGTGCAAGTACGTGAACGAGGTGGTCATCGGAGCGCCCTACTCAGTGACGGCCGACATGATGGAGCACTTCAACGTCGGCCTGGTGTGCCACGGCCAAACTCACATAGCTTGTGACGTGGGAAATATAGACCCGTATGCGATACCGAAGCAGATGGGCAAATTCCAGTTGATCGATTCCG GCAACTCGATAACGACGGAAGATATCGTCGAACGGATCATCCGCCATAGACTGGAATTTGAACAGCGGAacaagaagaaggagaagaaggagaTTGAGGTGTATGAGGCCATGCAGAAGGTGAAGCTGGCACAAAAATCCGGTTGA
- the LOC131285102 gene encoding ethanolamine-phosphate cytidylyltransferase isoform X1, with translation MATIHQNGHENSAQEIRVWCDGCYDMVHFGHANSLRQAKALGHKLIVGIHNDEDITKNKGPPVFTQEERYKMVRGIKWVDEVVEDAPYVTTLETLDKNGCDFCVHGDDITLTADGVDTYHLVKKAQRYKEVSRTAGVSTTDLVGRMLLLTKNHLQQGDKEYEVGKDAATLEELIKKYKEKFEISGSSQLGQDHTARSPWTGCSQFLPTTQKIIQFSDGKPPKPTDKIVYVAGAFDLFHVGHLDFLEKAKSHGDYLIVGLHTDPVVNQYKGGNYPIMNLHERVLSVLACKYVNEVVIGAPYSVTADMMEHFNVGLVCHGQTHIACDVGNIDPYAIPKQMGKFQLIDSGNSITTEDIVERIIRHRLEFEQRNKKKEKKEIEVYEAMQKVKLAQKSG, from the exons ATGGCAACCATTCATCAAAACGGTCACGAAAACTCGGCCCAAGAAATCCGTGTATGGTGCGATGGGTG CTACGATATGGTCCACTTTGGACACGCGAACTCCCTGCGTCAGGCCAAGGCCCTCGGACACAAGCTGATAGTTGGCATCCACAACGATGAGGACATTACGAAAAACAAGGGTCCACCGGTGTTCACGCAAGAAGAACG ATACAAAATGGTACGCGGTATCAAATGGGTGGACGAAGTGGTCGAAGATGCGCCCTACGTTACCACGCTCGAGACGTTGGATAAAAATGGATGCGACTTTTGCGTTCACGGCG ATGATATAACCCTTACTGCTGATGGAGTCGATACGTATCACCTGGTCAAAAAGGCGCAGCGCTACAA gGAAGTGTCCCGCACGGCCGGCGTTTCAACGACTGATTTGGTGGGGCGCATGCTGCTCCTCACCAAGAATCATCTACAGCAAGGTGATAAGGAGTATGAGGTTGGGAAAGATG CAGCCACGCTCgaagaattaattaaaaaatacaaagaaAAATTCGAAATCTCAGGCTCGTCGCAGCTCGGCCAGGACCACACGGCCCGCAGCCCTTGGACCGGATGCTCACAGTTCCTGCCGACTACGCAGAAGATCATCCAATTCAGCGACGGCAAACCACCGAAGCCGACGGATAAGATTGTATACGTAGCCGGCGCGTTCGATCTGTTCCACGTGGGCCATCTGGATTTCCTGGAGAAGGCGAAGAGTCACGGCGACTATCTGATCGTGGGCCTGCACACCGATCCGGTGGTGAACCAGTACAAGGGAGGCAATTATCCCATTATGAATCTGCACGAGCGCGTATTGAGTGTGCTGGCGTGCAAGTACGTGAACGAGGTGGTCATCGGAGCGCCCTACTCAGTGACGGCCGACATGATGGAGCACTTCAACGTCGGCCTGGTGTGCCACGGCCAAACTCACATAGCTTGTGACGTGGGAAATATAGACCCGTATGCGATACCGAAGCAGATGGGCAAATTCCAGTTGATCGATTCCG GCAACTCGATAACGACGGAAGATATCGTCGAACGGATCATCCGCCATAGACTGGAATTTGAACAGCGGAacaagaagaaggagaagaaggagaTTGAGGTGTATGAGGCCATGCAGAAGGTGAAGCTGGCACAAAAATCCGGTTGA